The Hemibagrus wyckioides isolate EC202008001 linkage group LG10, SWU_Hwy_1.0, whole genome shotgun sequence genome includes a window with the following:
- the pex11g gene encoding peroxisomal membrane protein 11C → MENSFESVVNLLESYRGRDKVIRTVCYASQLVGGIISRKTSNSSQLCKSLMLFSAQLSHCRTVLRLFDDLSMAAYSLSYGLGSTEEDKVLRCMSVLINVADQLYYPCEHIAWAADAELIKVKSEKWWTLSTVLWGVSLLLGIFRSLRVIRKLRKKAQKCREAGQAVSRENAASTTAEIQKQLRGEFLNILSSLADLSNAVHWMPPGFLWAGCFPDWLVGLLGTASSLLGMLHMRSSD, encoded by the exons ATGGAGAATTCATTTGAGTCTGTGGTGAATTTGCTGGAGTCCTACCGAGGAAGAGATAAAGTG ATAAGGACAGTTTGTTATGCATCGCAGCTGGTGGGTGGCATCATTTCAAGAAAAACATCCAACTCCTCACAACTCTGCAAGAGTCTTATGCTCTTCTCAGCTCAGCTCAGTCACTGCCGGACAGTACTGCGCCTCTTTGATGACCTTTCCATGGCTGCTTACTCACTGAGCTACGGTCTAGGATCCACG GAGGAGGACAAGGTGCTGCGGTGCATGTCGGTTCTGATAAACGTGGCAGATCAGCTGTATTATCCGTGTGAACACATAGCCTGGGCGGCTGATGCAGAGCTCATTAAAGTCAAGTCTGAAAAATGGTGGACACTGAGCACAGTGCTGTGGGGCGTGTCTTTACTTCTGGGCATTTTCAG ATCGCTCAGAGTAATCCGGAAATTAAGAAAGAAGGCCCAAAAATGCAGAGAAGCAGGACAAGCGGTCAGCAG GGAGAATGCTGCTAGCACCACTGCTGAGATTCAGAAGCAGCTTCGGGGAGAGTTCCTTAATATTCTCAGCAGCCTCGCAGATCTGAGCAACGCTGTTCATTGGATGCCGCCTGGGTTTCTATGGGCGGGATGCTTCCCTGATTGGCTGGTGGGACTGTTAGGAACCGCCTCCTCTCTGCTTGGCATGCTGCACATGCGTAGCAGCGATTAA
- the si:ch73-40i7.2 gene encoding FYN-binding protein 1 isoform X2, which yields MGENVDFKALRAKFHAQAERAGSSGGAYSRPLVAESSDNGPVRNKIPPATPKPVFPVIPSTEPKRFSQSPQGVFPKPPPSHRKEDPVPPANDSENARRVKMTGELLQNRMLQHLDKKPQAAPRSVLPSQKSFSDVVPLRKPFPNVGQRPMKPKRPPSVNLDRFRVKGPALQPPVHLDTKAPEGPPRPPKSTFMSATPPITHRITEPEQDTYDDIDLPPPPPPPPKPSSSESWASSFSSQADEDSDNSEIYEHVDQECAPPVVLEKKKQKEYKRQHEVEKKEQKERLKKENEYRKKFKLTGEVEVLHLARVREDWQGGKNDLRVRQGEAVEIVRVKNNPEGRWLARNMSGEYGYISNTCVDVDYEEIKRKILSEAAPPALPPPALLDEDVYDDVGADPLNSLNVSGEVYDDVDHVIPDDFPLPPPEICQDPRRSKKLEKEEKEFRKKFKFEGPIHVLCCMMVDPNANIKKGSGKDLTVVKGEILEVIQQTNEKKVLCRNDQGKYGYVPRHYLLHEENEIYDDIDNMTDIYDNDVSGPPPLRS from the exons ATG gggGAGAATGTAGACTTTAAGGCCCTGAGGGCCAAGTTTCATGCTCAAGCAGAAAGAGCCGGGTCCAGTGGCGGAGCTTACTCCAGGCCTCTAGTCGCCGAGTCGTCGGACAATGGACCGGTCCGGAACAAGATTCCCCCCGCTACACCAAAACCAGTGTTTCCAGTTATCCCCAGCACTGAACCCAAGAGATTTAGTCAGAGTCCCCAAGGAGTGTTTCCCAAACCTCCACCCTCTCACCGTAAAGAGGATCCTGTACCACCTGCCAATGACTCTGAAAACGCAAGGAGAGTAAAAATGACAGGAGAGCTTCTCCAGAACAGGATGCTGCAACATCTTGATAAGAAGCCCCAGGCCGCTCCCAGATCAGTACTGCCAAGTCAGAAGAGCTTTTCAGATGTAGTTCCGCTGAGAAAACCATTCCCTAATGTCGGACAACGGCCTATGAAGCCCAAACGACCTCCGTCTGTCAATCTGGATCGTTTTCGCGTCAAGGGTCCAGCTCTTCAGCCTCCGGTCCATCTAGATACCAAAGCACCTGAAG GGCCACCACGACCACCAAAATCAACATTCATGTCTGCGACACCTCCCATCACACACAG aatCACCGAACCCGAACAGGACACGTACGATGACATCGATTTGcccccacctcctcctcctcctccaaaacCATCTTCCAGTG AATCATGGGCAAGCAGTTTCTCGTCTCAGGCTGATGAG GACAGTGATAATAGTGAAATTTACGAACATGTGGA TCAGGAGTGTGCACCGCCTGTGGTTttggagaagaaaaaacaaaaagagtaCAAACGACAACATGAAGTGGAAAAGAAAGAGCAGAAGGAGAGGCTGAAAAAGGAAAACGAGTACCGAAAAAAATTCAAA CTGACTGGAGAAGTCGAGGTGCTCCACCTAGCTCGGGTGAGGGAGGACTGGCAAGGTGGGAAGAACGATCTGCGCGTGAGGCAGGGAGAGGCCGTGGAGATCGTGCGTGTGAAGAACAACCCCGAGGGAAGATGGCTGGCTCGAAACATGAGTGGGGAAT atgGATATATCAGTAACACGTGTGTAGATGTGGACTATGAGGAAATAAAGCGAAAGATTCTCAGCGAAGCCGCACCTCCTGCCCTTCCTCCTCCTGCCTTACTGGACGAGGATGTCTACGACGATGTCGGTGCAGACCCTCTGAACAG CCTTAATGTGAGCGGTG agGTATATGATGATGTTGATCATGTCATACCAGATGACTTCCCCCTACCCCCTCCGGAGATATG CCAAGACCCTAGAAGAAGCAAGAAGCTCgagaaggaggaaaaggagtTCAGAAAAAAGTTTAAG TTCGAAGGCCCCATCCACGTGCTCTGCTGCATGATGGTGGACCCGAACGCCAACATCAAGAAGGGCAGTGGGAAGGACCTGACTGTTGTGAAGGGAGAAATTCTCGAAGTCATTCAGCAGACTAATGAGAAGAAAGTACTCTGTCGAAATGATCAGGGCAAAT ATGGATATGTTCCCAGACATTACCTTCTACACGA GGAAAACGAAATATATGACGATATTGACAACATGACAG ATATTTATGATAATGATGTGAGTGGTCCACCTCCACTGAGGTCTTAA
- the si:ch73-40i7.2 gene encoding FYN-binding protein 1 isoform X3, with protein MGENVDFKALRAKFHAQAERAGSSGGAYSRPLVAESSDNGPVRNKIPPATPKPVFPVIPSTEPKRFSQSPQGVFPKPPPSHRKEDPVPPANDSENARRVKMTGELLQNRMLQHLDKKPQAAPRSVLPSQKSFSDVVPLRKPFPNVGQRPMKPKRPPSVNLDRFRVKGPALQPPVHLDTKAPEGPPRPPKSTFMSATPPITHRITEPEQDTYDDIDLPPPPPPPPKPSSSESWASSFSSQADEDSDNSEIYEHVDQECAPPVVLEKKKQKEYKRQHEVEKKEQKERLKKENEYRKKFKLTGEVEVLHLARVREDWQGGKNDLRVRQGEAVEIVRVKNNPEGRWLARNMSGEYGYISNTCVDVDYEEIKRKILSEAAPPALPPPALLDEDVYDDVGADPLNSQDPRRSKKLEKEEKEFRKKFKFEGPIHVLCCMMVDPNANIKKGSGKDLTVVKGEILEVIQQTNEKKVLCRNDQGKYGYVPRHYLLHEENEIYDDIDNMTDIYDNDVSGPPPLRS; from the exons ATG gggGAGAATGTAGACTTTAAGGCCCTGAGGGCCAAGTTTCATGCTCAAGCAGAAAGAGCCGGGTCCAGTGGCGGAGCTTACTCCAGGCCTCTAGTCGCCGAGTCGTCGGACAATGGACCGGTCCGGAACAAGATTCCCCCCGCTACACCAAAACCAGTGTTTCCAGTTATCCCCAGCACTGAACCCAAGAGATTTAGTCAGAGTCCCCAAGGAGTGTTTCCCAAACCTCCACCCTCTCACCGTAAAGAGGATCCTGTACCACCTGCCAATGACTCTGAAAACGCAAGGAGAGTAAAAATGACAGGAGAGCTTCTCCAGAACAGGATGCTGCAACATCTTGATAAGAAGCCCCAGGCCGCTCCCAGATCAGTACTGCCAAGTCAGAAGAGCTTTTCAGATGTAGTTCCGCTGAGAAAACCATTCCCTAATGTCGGACAACGGCCTATGAAGCCCAAACGACCTCCGTCTGTCAATCTGGATCGTTTTCGCGTCAAGGGTCCAGCTCTTCAGCCTCCGGTCCATCTAGATACCAAAGCACCTGAAG GGCCACCACGACCACCAAAATCAACATTCATGTCTGCGACACCTCCCATCACACACAG aatCACCGAACCCGAACAGGACACGTACGATGACATCGATTTGcccccacctcctcctcctcctccaaaacCATCTTCCAGTG AATCATGGGCAAGCAGTTTCTCGTCTCAGGCTGATGAG GACAGTGATAATAGTGAAATTTACGAACATGTGGA TCAGGAGTGTGCACCGCCTGTGGTTttggagaagaaaaaacaaaaagagtaCAAACGACAACATGAAGTGGAAAAGAAAGAGCAGAAGGAGAGGCTGAAAAAGGAAAACGAGTACCGAAAAAAATTCAAA CTGACTGGAGAAGTCGAGGTGCTCCACCTAGCTCGGGTGAGGGAGGACTGGCAAGGTGGGAAGAACGATCTGCGCGTGAGGCAGGGAGAGGCCGTGGAGATCGTGCGTGTGAAGAACAACCCCGAGGGAAGATGGCTGGCTCGAAACATGAGTGGGGAAT atgGATATATCAGTAACACGTGTGTAGATGTGGACTATGAGGAAATAAAGCGAAAGATTCTCAGCGAAGCCGCACCTCCTGCCCTTCCTCCTCCTGCCTTACTGGACGAGGATGTCTACGACGATGTCGGTGCAGACCCTCTGAACAG CCAAGACCCTAGAAGAAGCAAGAAGCTCgagaaggaggaaaaggagtTCAGAAAAAAGTTTAAG TTCGAAGGCCCCATCCACGTGCTCTGCTGCATGATGGTGGACCCGAACGCCAACATCAAGAAGGGCAGTGGGAAGGACCTGACTGTTGTGAAGGGAGAAATTCTCGAAGTCATTCAGCAGACTAATGAGAAGAAAGTACTCTGTCGAAATGATCAGGGCAAAT ATGGATATGTTCCCAGACATTACCTTCTACACGA GGAAAACGAAATATATGACGATATTGACAACATGACAG ATATTTATGATAATGATGTGAGTGGTCCACCTCCACTGAGGTCTTAA
- the si:ch73-40i7.2 gene encoding FYN-binding protein 1 isoform X1, with the protein MGENVDFKALRAKFHAQAERAGSSGGAYSRPLVAESSDNGPVRNKIPPATPKPVFPVIPSTEPKRFSQSPQGVFPKPPPSHRKEDPVPPANDSENARRVKMTGELLQNRMLQHLDKKPQAAPRSVLPSQKSFSDVVPLRKPFPNVGQRPMKPKRPPSVNLDRFRVKGPALQPPVHLDTKAPEGPPRPPKSTFMSATPPITHRITEPEQDTYDDIDLPPPPPPPPKPSSSESWASSFSSQADEDSDNSEIYEHVDQECAPPVVLEKKKQKEYKRQHEVEKKEQKERLKKENEYRKKFKLTGEVEVLHLARVREDWQGGKNDLRVRQGEAVEIVRVKNNPEGRWLARNMSGEYGYISNTCVDVDYEEIKRKILSEAAPPALPPPALLDEDVYDDVGADPLNSSLNVSGEVYDDVDHVIPDDFPLPPPEICQDPRRSKKLEKEEKEFRKKFKFEGPIHVLCCMMVDPNANIKKGSGKDLTVVKGEILEVIQQTNEKKVLCRNDQGKYGYVPRHYLLHEENEIYDDIDNMTDIYDNDVSGPPPLRS; encoded by the exons ATG gggGAGAATGTAGACTTTAAGGCCCTGAGGGCCAAGTTTCATGCTCAAGCAGAAAGAGCCGGGTCCAGTGGCGGAGCTTACTCCAGGCCTCTAGTCGCCGAGTCGTCGGACAATGGACCGGTCCGGAACAAGATTCCCCCCGCTACACCAAAACCAGTGTTTCCAGTTATCCCCAGCACTGAACCCAAGAGATTTAGTCAGAGTCCCCAAGGAGTGTTTCCCAAACCTCCACCCTCTCACCGTAAAGAGGATCCTGTACCACCTGCCAATGACTCTGAAAACGCAAGGAGAGTAAAAATGACAGGAGAGCTTCTCCAGAACAGGATGCTGCAACATCTTGATAAGAAGCCCCAGGCCGCTCCCAGATCAGTACTGCCAAGTCAGAAGAGCTTTTCAGATGTAGTTCCGCTGAGAAAACCATTCCCTAATGTCGGACAACGGCCTATGAAGCCCAAACGACCTCCGTCTGTCAATCTGGATCGTTTTCGCGTCAAGGGTCCAGCTCTTCAGCCTCCGGTCCATCTAGATACCAAAGCACCTGAAG GGCCACCACGACCACCAAAATCAACATTCATGTCTGCGACACCTCCCATCACACACAG aatCACCGAACCCGAACAGGACACGTACGATGACATCGATTTGcccccacctcctcctcctcctccaaaacCATCTTCCAGTG AATCATGGGCAAGCAGTTTCTCGTCTCAGGCTGATGAG GACAGTGATAATAGTGAAATTTACGAACATGTGGA TCAGGAGTGTGCACCGCCTGTGGTTttggagaagaaaaaacaaaaagagtaCAAACGACAACATGAAGTGGAAAAGAAAGAGCAGAAGGAGAGGCTGAAAAAGGAAAACGAGTACCGAAAAAAATTCAAA CTGACTGGAGAAGTCGAGGTGCTCCACCTAGCTCGGGTGAGGGAGGACTGGCAAGGTGGGAAGAACGATCTGCGCGTGAGGCAGGGAGAGGCCGTGGAGATCGTGCGTGTGAAGAACAACCCCGAGGGAAGATGGCTGGCTCGAAACATGAGTGGGGAAT atgGATATATCAGTAACACGTGTGTAGATGTGGACTATGAGGAAATAAAGCGAAAGATTCTCAGCGAAGCCGCACCTCCTGCCCTTCCTCCTCCTGCCTTACTGGACGAGGATGTCTACGACGATGTCGGTGCAGACCCTCTGAACAG CAGCCTTAATGTGAGCGGTG agGTATATGATGATGTTGATCATGTCATACCAGATGACTTCCCCCTACCCCCTCCGGAGATATG CCAAGACCCTAGAAGAAGCAAGAAGCTCgagaaggaggaaaaggagtTCAGAAAAAAGTTTAAG TTCGAAGGCCCCATCCACGTGCTCTGCTGCATGATGGTGGACCCGAACGCCAACATCAAGAAGGGCAGTGGGAAGGACCTGACTGTTGTGAAGGGAGAAATTCTCGAAGTCATTCAGCAGACTAATGAGAAGAAAGTACTCTGTCGAAATGATCAGGGCAAAT ATGGATATGTTCCCAGACATTACCTTCTACACGA GGAAAACGAAATATATGACGATATTGACAACATGACAG ATATTTATGATAATGATGTGAGTGGTCCACCTCCACTGAGGTCTTAA